Within Populus trichocarpa isolate Nisqually-1 chromosome 6, P.trichocarpa_v4.1, whole genome shotgun sequence, the genomic segment GATAATAAATGAAGAAAGCAACATAAGAGCAGTGGGGAAAATGAAAACTTTGCGTCTGTGAAAACAGAAGTCCCAATTCCACAAAGGCGCCAAAGCTGAAGTTGCTGGGTGCTTATTGTGGTGGCATGAATAAGCATGGAACCCACTGGAAAAAGCACTCTTAACTTCTTTCCTAATTCAACCATTTAATACGAGACTTTCagcctcttttctcttttcttttttggacaACTATTAAAGCATTCCTACGCAGGATGGCTGCTAATAAAGAGGTTCTAGCCGTTGCCCTTTAACACGAGACTCTAAAAGTAAATGCCAAAAGTGATGAAAACCGATTCGTAACTTTTGGGAACAAGTAGAAATTTCCAAAAATTATTGCTGGCATTCTGTATAGTTACAAAACCATATGTTCCTAGATGTTAAGTTGCATCTAAGAAATCTCTCCATATATCAGGAATTTGGGATAAGAAATCTTAGCTAACATAAACGGTTCCTTGGTTCTGATAAGGAAGAAGCTGTTTGCTTTCTAGGTTGATTACCGAGCCGGTTCCAGATGCACCGGAGCTATCTATGAATTTATGATAGAACATAGCTCGCTTTACCTCTAGGCTGGGAACAGAAAGCGTCATATCAACTTCATAGAAGGGCTGAGTAGCTCCCAAGGATAAACTTTCATCTACTGGGAATCCAAGACTCACCTAACCAAATTACCCAATCACATCAGAAGAAGATTCTACATGGACAATGAATTATAAGTTTCTTCGCATTGTAATGGTCGATTTGCATGGCAGCCGCCCTTCCGCCCTGCAAAGGCCAATcacaattttttctctctcaaataaACATTGTTGTGGCGTCGATTGATGCCGGTAGGGGTGCcatataagagaaaatataatgtCATTCAGCCGCCCTGCAAATGCCCTGTCTCATAGGTGCAAATCAATACcgatcatatatataaaaattattattgataaatcTGGTCATGCAATATAAAACCACAAGCATTTCTGCCTGACATAATTCATTCCAAGGACGGATAACTCCATGACTTTCAAGCTACATTTGTCTTTTGATCATGGCGTACCCTTTGgacatgtaaagaaaaaaaaacgtgcAGTCAAGCTCCATATGATAGCTCATACTAGGACTGCCTTGAGATCCAGGCCTACTTGCTTATATTTTATCCATAGAGCCATAGAAGTTTATTAGAAGACATCAGGGTGGAAACGTCCTGGGATGGAGCTGCTTTGTTGAGCCTGCTTCAGATGCAACGTCAATGCATAGTTGTTTACCTGGCAGAgcattacataaaaaaaaggtcagAAAATTGGAAAGCAgcaatggaatttttttaaaacgagGGCAGTAGCACAGAATATCATCACAGATAGCTCTGTTGTTAACATGGAAAGGGAAGTGCGAAAATTCCACCAAAATGCTAAATCATGCAAATATTTCATCGGTTAATTAACATGGAAAGGGAAGAAGTGTGAAAATTCCACCAAAATGCTAAATCATGCAAATATTTCATCGGTTAATGAGCTCAACCTCCAAGGTTCTCAACTGGTCCTGGTATTGGGACACCAATTGCTTCAGCTGCTGCAACTCCTGGCTACTTTCTTCAAACTCTTTTTGACGCTCATGCTGAATAGATACAGCCCGCTTGAGAATTGTATTTTCCTGAATCAATGCTTGCATTTGTTCCTTCAACATCATGTTTTCCTAATGCAATGGAAGACGAGCAGAAAAAACTCTCAAAACAAACCCAACAAGAATATCTCATCTATAGAAGTCGCTGAACACAGGCAGGGAATACAGAAAGAAAACACTGATAGAAGCAATAAAACACCTGGTGAAAGCTTTTGGCTGCCTCTGCTCCTGCACGCGTACAAATGGACTTCTCAAGAGCTTCTAGTGCTCTTGAAGCACGTGCTCTGGCATCATCAATATTGGAGGCACTCATCATTTCTCTAACAAAGAGCTCTACCCACTCCATACCATCCATTGATAGGAGTGCTGATGCTGATGGATCTTCAGTAGGAGCCTCAGCATCTGTCGGTGCCAACCCTACAACAAAATATTGCTTTCCATCAAGACACCATCAACGCCAAAAAAAGACCAACATCCCAAGGTCCAGATTCTTGATccataaagtaaaaattattattttacttttatcttTCTGAATTGGAACAGTGGTTCACATGCTTATAATGTTTCATTCAATTGGTTATTCACAGGATTGATGTGACCCAGACAAGCATGAAGAGGAAAGTCATTGTATAATACATGTGTGCTCAGGATGAAAATGATAACCATGACTAGGTGACTGCTAATCTttgtttgatcaaaataaaggACATTTAAATCCACCACCTTAGCTTTCCTTCTAATTACAAATGGATGTCAACAACGATTCAAGAGAAGTCTATTTGAAGAAATTTCCAACGATTTAATATGCTACATGCAGTTTGTTCTGTTAT encodes:
- the LOC7474679 gene encoding uncharacterized protein LOC7474679, producing the protein MSAIVCGKRSFFEELTVTSPPVSKRIRCSSSSPVRFSPPRSNTIASNPASFNFSSSSSSSSAFVEQLAAIFPDMDKQLLEKALEECGDDLDLAIRSLNELRLASVENFSAAAVKSDVMDKANVPPQGLAPTDAEAPTEDPSASALLSMDGMEWVELFVREMMSASNIDDARARASRALEALEKSICTRAGAEAAKSFHQENMMLKEQMQALIQENTILKRAVSIQHERQKEFEESSQELQQLKQLVSQYQDQLRTLEVNNYALTLHLKQAQQSSSIPGRFHPDVF